The Acidobacteriota bacterium genomic sequence CTGCTGGGGATCGAAGTCGACGAAGGGAAGAACACTTGAAGATGGCTACCGACCTGGCGCGGGAAGTCGGGGTACTCCCGGCTTGCCGTGCCCTCGGTGTTTCTCGCGCCACCGTCTATCGTCGTCGCCAATCCGCACCGGGAAACCGGCAGCCGCGCCCCACCCCTTCCCGGGCGCTGACTGCCAAAGAACGGCAGGAGATCTCCGGCATCATCTGCTCCGAGCGTTTCGTCGACTGCTCTCCTGCAGAGATCTTCGCCACCCTGCTCGATGATGGGCGCTACCTCTGCTCCGAAAGGACCATGTACCGTATCCTTGCCGCCAACGCCGCTGCAGGCGATCGCCGCAACCAACTCGTTCACCCGAAGTACGAAAAACCCCGACTGCTCGCCACCGCCCCCAATCAGGTCTGGTCCTGGGACATCACCAAGCTTCTCGGACCCACCCAATGGACCTACTACTACCTTTACGTCATCCTCGACATCTTCAGCCGCTATGCCGTCGGATGGATGGTCGCCGACCGCGAAAACGCCGCCCTCGCCGGCAGGCTGATCAACGAAACTTGTGCCAAGTACGGCATCTCTCCCGGTGAACTGATCCTCCATTCCGACCGCGGATCCCCGATGACCGCCAAGTGCACCGCCCAGCTCCTGGCCGATCTCGGCGTCGTCCGATCTCTCAGTCGCCCCCACGTCTCCGACGAC encodes the following:
- a CDS encoding IS3 family transposase; protein product: MATDLAREVGVLPACRALGVSRATVYRRRQSAPGNRQPRPTPSRALTAKERQEISGIICSERFVDCSPAEIFATLLDDGRYLCSERTMYRILAANAAAGDRRNQLVHPKYEKPRLLATAPNQVWSWDITKLLGPTQWTYYYLYVILDIFSRYAVGWMVADRENAALAGRLINETCAKYGISPGELILHSDRGSPMTAKCTAQLLADLGVVRSLSRPHVSDDNPYSEAHFKTLKYQPGFPNRFCGHDHAISHCRVFFPWYNNHHHHGALAMLTPADVHFGRTTAVIQKRQRVLDDAFRAHPERFVHGRPRHPDPPSESWINPPMEELSLRVAQ